CACTCACCAGGCATGGGACACATTTCAGTCATGCTgttcaaagcagaaaatatgAATGCAAATTTCTTTATACACTTAAAATACGTGGAGTCAGGTTTTAAAGTTTTTATCAGCCATGCTCAGAATAACAGCAGTGAGCTAATCAAAAATTCCTTTTTAGCCCTTGTAAGAAGTTAAATCTTTGAGACTGTTGTTCCTTTCTCAcctcttttttcctcattttaccACTGAGGTGTTGCAGGAATAGCCTTACAAACTTTTTGAGCAGACTTACTGTTGCTTTGTCCCTGTTCTGTAGCCTGAATaataggggaaaaaaggtcACATGATGTGTGTAGGGTATTAGAAAAAATGTCTGTATTACATCTAGAGCTAAATATCTGCAGTAGCATTGTCGAATGTGCCCACATAGCTTACGAGTAGCATTCTGTGGGATTTGTGCTGCCAACTCATGTAGATGTTTAAAAAGTGTATACCTTTATTTTTTACATACTTAATTGCATAACTGTAGTATCGTTCTGCACTCTTCCTTTTGAGCTGTAATTATCACATTCTCATGGAAGTTAAGGTGGACTTGTATTTGCTGAGCTTTATGACTAAACCACAATGtctgtgtttggaaaaaaacTATTCACTAGCACTTCTAGTTGTTAGAATGGAGTTTTTCTTGTGTTTAAGAAAATTTCAGTGATGAAGTGCATTTGTCAGCTTCTAGAAAAGGACACTGCTTATACTTTTGAGAATATGAATATTTTATAATTCACAAATTTTAGAAACATTGTACTTCACCCATAGTCTACCAAAGCCAGTGGGAGCCTTTCTGTAAATCTGCAGTGGCATTTCAATAGGGTTTTTGTGGGAGTGAGTTAGGTGACATTTGTGAAAAAATATCAGGAAGGAGATGCTGTCCAGCTCTTTCTTCTGTGTATGTTTTTCTTGGTCTATGTGACTGTTGAATAtgaatttctgcttttgtttcagcATGGTATGGGCATTCCTTCTATTTCAATCATGTTGCATGAACTGATCAAGCTGTTGTATCATGCCAAGTGTTCCAACATCACCATTATTCGCATTGGGACTTCTGGTGGAATAGGTATTTCcccttttgatttcttttttacttcAAATGAAAGCATCTTTGTAGGGGAGTAAAGCATCTCTCTGCAAATGATTGATGTTCAGAACAATTTTCTGCAGGAGATGAACAATTTTGCTTTCATAATTTTGATGGAAAAGGCAGTATCTGCCTCTGGATAGAGAAAATGCACTTTGGAGAACtgacaacatgaggagaaagacATTCCTATACTGTATGAAAAGTATGAGATAAGAAAGAATGTAtggtgaaaaatgaaaaaaaaaaacctttaaaattatttgtaatGATAAAATGAAGCATCatggacaaaaaaaatctattgGTGAATTCAAGGGCATAATTGCCACCTTTAAAAGAAGCAGGATTGGGTCAAGATGAATGTTTTATGTGCACGGAAATAAAGCATTAACTACATTGTGAAGCCATAGCTGTTTCTTTTtgctgcaggtctggagccaggctcagTGGTTATAACTAGACAATCTGTAGATGCCACCTTCAAACCTCAGTTTGAACAGGTTGTTTTGGGAAAGACTGTGGTTCGCAGTACAAACCTAGATGAACAGCTAGCTAAGGAACTGATGCAGTGCAGTAAAGAAATCAACCAATTCAATACAGTCATTGGAAACACTATGTGCACTTTGGATTTCTATGAAGGTGAGACTGGCAACAAACTAACAAGAGTATTAGTAAGCAGCAACAGATAGATGTTGAATAATATTTTAACATTAAGGTTTCAATTCACCAAACAACACCTTCTCTACTTTGTCTTGTCAACCATAATTAACCTCTTTTGCATATGTGTAAAATCAGGCATTGTACTTACCAATTTGCTGCATTGAACTTTTAGTTTTGTGCAGGTTTATTTCCCCCCAGAACTAACAGATTTCTGAAACACATATAATCTATTATAGATTTTTCATGTAATTGTCAGTTAATATGGTTGTCACAAAATCTCTGTGATTTACTGAGGTATCCTAGAGGATTAGAGTGAGAATTATTGGTGaatgggtgggttttgtttttgttttttttttttcccccactggtTAAGTAtttaaagtaattattttctaaaaGAAGTCCTGGAACTTGTTTCCTGTGCACATTTTGAGCAAAACAGTGATCAGACAGTATTTCTCTGAGTTGTGTCAATGCTTCTGCATAGGAGAAGCAAACTGCTTCTTTAGAAAGCTAACTTTGGATAGACATTCAGGGTCTTTTCTGATCTCCCAAGTCTGTTCACAAACATTTTTCAGGTCTTGCAGGAAAAGAATGAATGTGGCACCTGACACTACTTTCTGAGCTGTTACTGGATAGGTGACAGAGGGTGCAGTGCAGAGGTCTTCATAATATAGTGCTCAAGCTTGGTCCAAATGGGTTATACGATGTGTCTCCTCAGACACTAATCACAGGTGCAAGCTGTCAGAAATGTTTTTAACTCATACAATAAAAACTGAGAACAGGCTTAGGGTAATAATTTAGGAGTAcgtctgaaaacaaaaaaaaaacattgttcATAACCTGCTGCCATTTTATATATTGATGTTAGTCTTGATTAATTTGAATACACTAATTTTCTAAAAAATGGTAATAGTATTACCTAGTTACCTTAACAGACTCTTCATCTCTTACCTTAGAGAGTCTGTTAGTAATCAAGCGTTCATCGTTTTAAGGTAGCATCAGGAAGGCATTTTCAAGCCTGGCAGTTTTTCTAGACAGTgattaaacacagaaaaaatgCAGCACTTCCATGCAGCTTAAAGTTGGTGCTGAATTTTGATACATACTACACATGCGAGAACCTACttatatttttcctgtttatgAAGTTGAGAATTTAACCTGCAGAAGACCAATTAAATCACTGTGATTTACATTATAAAAAATACAAGTACTATGTGGAAGTTTTAGCAGTAGCTAAAATCACTGTGTCTTATTTGTCTTGCATGTGAAGTAAAGTGTACAGCTGGATGCTGCATAGGGCAAACTTCCATAATTAGGTGTACTAGAAACGGAATTTATTCTGTGACTTAAGCACTGAAATTTTTGCAAAATTACTTCACAggacagggcaggctggatggtgCAATCTGCTCATACAATGAAGAAGAGAAACTGCGCTATTTGAAGGAAGCTTATGATTCTGGTGTCAGAAACATAGAGATGGAGTCTTCTGTATTTGCTGCAATGTGTAATCTCAGCGGTGTCAAAGGTAAACTAACTTAAAGTCACTTTTCTGAGGTGTAGGAAGTCTTCTTCATTACAGTAGGTTTCTGGTAAAAACTGCAAATGGGTTAACATACCAAAACTTGGGGGTTTATGTGCAGAAGGTTATAGTTCTGCTGCTGTGATAGTTTGATTTGTGTCATacacattaaaaatatatgCAAGCTTTGTCACATAGTTCTTACATAGCTTAGTCCTGTTGTGTGCTGTTCCAGTCCATGGCAACCACATAAAGCATTAAAGTACCTAATTACCTTATagcattaatttattttcttcagttaATTTTTGAAGTTTACAAGAAGCAACTGGCTAATTTAATCAATCATTATTCTCATACACATAAAACTCTAATCACTTTCTATACTTCCCTATCAAATAAAAAATAGATGTATTTTGTGTAATTTACAGCTTTAATTCTAAAATAGTTAAAGATTTTAAGTCTTATCATGAATAATTATAAAATGACTTTCAAATTTTTATACACGATAACTAATTTTGAGTAAAGATTAGAAGAAACAATAACTGATTACAAATAATCTAATACAGTGCCTTTCTACTTACTATGTTAACTATACTCTCCCACCTTGGCATGGAATTTGCCAATTTAAAACTCTGAGGTCTCTCAATCTTTCTTAAACTCCAAGAGGATGAAATGAAGACACAGAAGCAAAAAGACTGACAGTTATATCAGATCGCCTCAGTTCATAATGACTTCAGAGTGGTTAGAAACCCAGCCCATGCTATCTCTAAGCCTGGTCCCTTTAGCTGTCTCTACCATGTAGGTCTGTAACATATATTAGTGCTTGTGCTCTGCAGGTTGCCAGAGGTGGTACAGAAGAGTGATGGCAGAGTTCAGTCTGAGTAAAAGGAGGGATTTCACCTTTGGGACTCTGATAACCAAAAGGCAACAGATATGCCTGAGATGATCCATGAGATCCTCATGTATTTGCTGTACTCCCCATCCATGAATGTCAAAACAGCTCATCTGATGTTTCCAAAGAGATGGGATTTCAGCACAGAGGTTTGCATTGGGGATAGAGTAGATGGTTGAGGGAGGTAACTACATCTGCTAGAATAGTGTCTGATCGGTTCCTACCAGTCAAGTCCCGGGTACTTGTGAAATACAATTCCTAAAGAACATAAGAATCATGATATAACAGTAAATAAATGCAGATATCTGagacctcttgtttttttttaatgtagctaTCACTTGTCTTAAAATATTCGTAACTTTTTTCATATCCTCTATAGCAAGATAGTCCCCTAGCATCTTACAGTACTATGCACCCTTTTTTgggatttattttctcttataTTTCTATCTTCTGGCTGTTTGTTCAAACTGTAGAACTGGACTGAACGTGCCAGTGCCAGAATGTCATTGCTAACTAATGCTGTTTTCTAATTTCTAGCTGCCGTAGTGTGTGTCACTCTTCTGAACCGACTTGAAGGGGATCAGATTAGTAGCTCACATGATGTACTTGTGGAGTATCAGCAGAGACCACAGAAGTTAGTGGGGTATTTCATTAAGAAAAGTCTTGAAAAAGTATGAAATATCCATCTTTGcgtaacagaagcagaaggctTTTGCACAGCTGAAGTTGTGGTCACGACATCTGTTCAGTAAAGGTCTTTTGCCTCAGAATACCTTACAGCATTCCATGTGGCTGTGGAAGTTAATCATTTATGTCACTGCTTTGGGAACTGAATGTACTGAATGGAGTTCATTTAAGTTTTGCATAGTTATATGTTGCTGGATATAAGACATATTTCTGTGAATGGGAAAGTATATCTGTTGTAAAGGACAAGCCTGCTATAATATATAGAAAAGCTTTATTTATGCTTGCTGTAAAAGAAAaactagggagaaaaaaaatgatactGGCAAGTACTTGCAAACCACCAAATTAAAATTAACTTAATGCTAATCTCTTTCTTATGGTTATAAAATATTAGATAAATTATAATTACCTTTGTTGCCTCACTTGTAAGGAAAAACTTAGAGTGAATGCAGTTTATTTTTTGCAGACTTTGACAAATATACAATACTATTTTCATATAATAAAATCTCATTAAATTGCAAAGTGTGACTGAATTTTCTAAGCATTAAGCATTTGACACTGAGTTGGTGAATATCTGTACTTCCTAAATACTAATCCAACATTTGTATCCCATTTTAACTGCATGATTGGATCAGTATCCAGGAAATGTGCTTTAGGTATTTTCGTGTTGAAGATCTTAAAATCTTTCGCTGTATCAATGCTCCTGCTCACTGAAGAGGAACCAAAGACAGCATGTTCAGAGAACTGCATTGTggcagctatttttttttccttttactttgtttattttaaaatcggttttcttctccatttctgcAGGACATAACACTCACTGTTGTATGGTTCCCAGTTCTTTTGAAGAATTGGGGAATACCTATAGACTGTACATACcatcaaaataatttctgcagTTTTTCATTCCAGTTGCCCtactgtttgtttctttttaaaataatactaATTGCTTCCTTGTTACTGTGGTTAGAATATAGTTCCATGGCCGGCTAAAGAAAAATGCATTCACCTCTTTTTCTGCCACAGTGGAAAAAGTGAAGTCACGGGTAGAAGTGTCTGAATAAACTCTTAAAACACCTGGCACACATCCAGCTAAGtgagattttcttttcaaggaTTGTGGTCTGCAACATGTAAGAGTTAGATCTAAGAGGGAGTAATGTACTAGTAGGCATATTCACCAAGGAGTGGCAGAAACTCGAAGCAGTGTGATGAGACCATTAAAAAAGGAGTGTGTGACTCCTGTGGAAAGGAAAGCGTCAGTGAGGATTAATCTCCTTTAATTTGATGAATTTTTAACTGGAGAACATAGTGGGGATGCATAGTGGGAAAGACAAAAATActtggtttgattttggtttgttttgtttaaaaacctccagggtttATTTTACTGATTTAGACTTCCTTTGATTTTAAAACCACATTTTCTCAATGTATGCTTGGCATATAGAATGAATGTGTTTTCAGAGAAAACTTTTCTCATCTTAAGGGAGGGAGTCAGGTGGGAATTGCTCCACATTTTGTGtgaattgttctttttttatgtAAAAAGTAAcactaattaaaaaataaatctgtgctTAGCTATGTCTAGTCTTGCTTGGGTGTTGCAAAAAGCCCTGTGAGTTCCCCTGGGAAACATGCAACAAAGCACATCCTTGCTCAGCAGCCTCCTGTTCCCAAAACAATAGCAAAGAGGTAAAAAAGAGATCACATAAGAAGCAGTGTGCTGCACTCTAGACTGAGTTGACTAACATGGGTTTGGAGGAGGCAGTTTGCTGTTGTAAAATAAGTGCTTACTATGAATTATCTACTACAAAATAAGAGGAGAAAGAATACTTTATTagggaaacaaagaaataatgTGTCCGTGTGAAGCTTTGAGGAAGCATATTGCAGCTACCCAGGAGGCATAAATCTGAAATTGTGTGATTCGTCTTTTCAAAGGAAGGACAGCAAGAACCTGGAAACTAGTTAAAAAGTTCCTTAACTGAAACTACAAATCATTTGTATTAAAAGTCATGTAAAATAGGCACTTCCATTTTGATAACTAATATGAAGACTCTTAATTGCTATGTTCTGAAATGTGACTAGCATTGTTGACTGGCCCAGTTAGAGCTAAGGTTCAAGCATTCATGGAGTGAGGCAACTATTCTATTAAATCAATTCAAAAGACCCTAGCAGAACTCCCCTGGAAGATACTAGCATTCACTTTTGCCAGTATGGCCtttcttcttctattttttaTGCAAAAGTGTTTTCTGCTaaagtgttttcttctgttcttccacAGAAGAAAATGCTGCGGCTTTTTTGCTTCTAATTTTATGTTGTCACACATCCCTGTGCTAATTTTATGTTGTCACACATCCCTGTGCTACAGGGATGTGTCACACGGGGCTGTGTGACAGCATAAAATTAGAATGCAGAGGAGTCCAAATATCTTCCAGTTTCTGCCGGTCACCATCCTGTAATGCTGTATTCCTAATGCAAGAGGGTGCTCTATAGACACATCTTACACAcaataaaatacttttcttaGCTTCAGAGGAAACTTGTCAGAATGTCATCCTGGTATGAACAATTGCATTTTCCCTTATGACTGCAACTGGACAGAGAGATAAAGAAATGAGTCAGCTGTGTGCATCCGGTGGTGAAGTTAACTTGTATGTTTTAACAGACATCTATGAACagttataaaatatttaataccCTTTTATATGCAAATATATTGTTTAATATTAGCCATCCGTTTTCCTTTTGAAGGACATGGATCAGAATTTGGAGGagtgatatttttaaaaatatgcataATATTACATACATGCTTGATATTACATAGTGCAGTGTGTCATGGTAGATCTACAAATCTGGCAAACATTGGAGCTGCTATTTCAAATCAAAGGCCTCTTTTGTTCTCTGTTCCACCCTGTATATAGCACCAGAGATCAGAATGGATGAAATCAAGAAGAAAGGGTGGAAGTGTGAAAGGAGAAAACAGTAGTTTCTACCCATGATTTGTACTATGATTCATGGTGTTATTCAGTTCTGTTCCTAACCTTTGTTAAATTGTTGAGACCGTAAGAAAGATTGGCTAGAATGAATATGTTTCACATTTGCAG
The window above is part of the Indicator indicator isolate 239-I01 chromosome 6, UM_Iind_1.1, whole genome shotgun sequence genome. Proteins encoded here:
- the UPP1 gene encoding uridine phosphorylase 1, producing the protein MAPGVSDEKKPDDEQSSKENFIQLHNPHLEKMKEDILYHFALGTGTHDFPALFGDVKFVCVGGSASRMKAFITYMAEELGLGSPGRDYPNICAGTDRYAMYKVGPVLSVSHGMGIPSISIMLHELIKLLYHAKCSNITIIRIGTSGGIGLEPGSVVITRQSVDATFKPQFEQVVLGKTVVRSTNLDEQLAKELMQCSKEINQFNTVIGNTMCTLDFYEGQGRLDGAICSYNEEEKLRYLKEAYDSGVRNIEMESSVFAAMCNLSGVKAAVVCVTLLNRLEGDQISSSHDVLVEYQQRPQKLVGYFIKKSLEKV